CAAGCTTAGTTTGGCGCTCGGCAAAGATATCACTGGCACGCCAATTATCGGCGATCTGACGAGAATGCCACACCTACTGATTGCCGGAGCGACCGGAGCAGGAAAATCGGTTTGCATCAATACGATTATCGGAAGTATCGTTTATAAAGCAAAACCGGATGAAGTAAAACTGTTGCTGATTGATCCCAAAGTTGTTGAACTGGCCAATTACAATGGAATTCCGCATCTGATCTCTCCTGTGGTAACAGAGCCACAGAGAGCCGCCGGAGCTTTGAAGTGGATTGTTACCGAAATGGAGACAAGATATGAACTTTTTGCAGCTTCCGGAGTTCGCGATATCGTCAGATATAATTTCCTGGTTAGTGAAAAAAAGGATACTGAATCGAAGCCGCTGCCGTATGTTGTCGTCATCATCGACGAGTTAGCCGATTTGATGATGGTTGCTCCGGGAGAGGTTGAAGAGTCTATCTGCCGGCTGGCCCAGATGGCCAGGGCAGCAGGTATTCATCTGATTGTTGCGACGCAGAGACCCTCGGTTGATGTCATCACCGGTCTGATCAAAGCCAATATTCCTTCCAGAATCGCTTTTGCGGTTTCTTCCCAGATCGATTCCAGAACTATTTTGGATATGGGCGGTGCAGAAAAACTGCTCGGCCGCGGGGACATGCTCTATCATCCAATCGGGATCAGCAAGCCGATTCGGGTCCAGGGTTGTTTCCTGTCAGACAAGGAAGTCAAAAATATTGTGGATTATCTGCTGGAACAGGCCAAGCCGGAGTATTTTGAAATTCCGGAGGTGAGCTTGAGTTCCGGAAATTCTGAGGAGCCGGAAGATGAACTTTTCTACAAGGCTGCAAATATCTTTATGGAGAGCAATACGGCATCCGTGTCCTTGCTTCAGCGCAGACTAAAGATTGGCTATTCCAGGGCGGCTAGAATCGTTGATATGCTTGAGGAAAAAGGGGTCGTCGGCCAGCATGAAGGCTCGAAACCCAGGGAAGTTTTGATGACCAAAGGCCAATTTGAACAAAAATTCGGGAAAAACTTAAATTCTTAGCCATGATTACCAAATATTTGCGCTTTTTGGTTAATTTCAGGAAGGATTAGTTAAAATACTGTAGAATAAAAAAGATTGGGGAAGATTATGCTGCGTGAAATTTCCATCGATGAATGTTCTGAGCTATCAGATGCATTATATATAGATGTGAGGTCAAAAAACGAATTTGAGGAAGGAACGATTCCCGGAGCGGTAAACATACCAATCTTCAATAATGAAGAGAGAGCCGTCATTGGAACGATATATACCAAAGAGTCTCCCCAAAAAGCCAGAGATATCGGATTAGAGATTGTCAGCCGAAAACTGCCGGATTTATATAAGCAAGTTGAAGAAGCTGCCGGGAAAAGACCGATTCTGCTCTTTTGCTGGCGCGGAGGAATGAGAAGCAAGTCTTTGGCTGCAGTACTCGACCTGATGGGGTTGCCGGTATTTCGGCTGATTGGCGGATACAAGGCCTATAGGCATTCGATTGTTTCCTTTTTTGAGACTGGATTTCATCATCAGGTTGTCGTCCTGAAAGGGAATACCGGAACCGGAAAAACAGAGTTGCTGAAAAAACTCAAGGGAGAGGGTTATCCGGTCATTGATCTTGAGGGGCTATCCAATAATCGCGGTTCAGTTTTTGGCTGCATTGGTCTTGGTGCTCAGCCTACTCAAAAAACGTTTGAATCTTTGCTTTACGAGGAAATTCATCGCTATAATCAAGATCTGTATTTGGTGATGGAATGCGAAAGCCGGCGCATCGGCAAAATCACACTCCCTGACGCAGTTTTTAAGGCCATGCAGCAGGGAACTTCCGTTCTTGTTTATGATTCGCTGGACAACAGAGCCAAACGGTTGATGCTCGAGTATACGGATAACCCGGGAATAACTGAAGAACTTAAAACGGCTCTGGACAGACTGACGAAAAGACTGGGACGAAAGAAGATTGATCAGCTTTATGATTCTCTGCAGAAACAGGCTTACGAAGACTTTGCCCGGTATC
This genomic stretch from Dehalobacter restrictus DSM 9455 harbors:
- the mnmH gene encoding tRNA 2-selenouridine(34) synthase MnmH codes for the protein MLREISIDECSELSDALYIDVRSKNEFEEGTIPGAVNIPIFNNEERAVIGTIYTKESPQKARDIGLEIVSRKLPDLYKQVEEAAGKRPILLFCWRGGMRSKSLAAVLDLMGLPVFRLIGGYKAYRHSIVSFFETGFHHQVVVLKGNTGTGKTELLKKLKGEGYPVIDLEGLSNNRGSVFGCIGLGAQPTQKTFESLLYEEIHRYNQDLYLVMECESRRIGKITLPDAVFKAMQQGTSVLVYDSLDNRAKRLMLEYTDNPGITEELKTALDRLTKRLGRKKIDQLYDSLQKQAYEDFARYLIMEYYDQLYGYPNQESEDYALCISQESMLLSLEILKQFLNDRFAYGN